A region from the Candidatus Binatia bacterium genome encodes:
- a CDS encoding serine hydrolase — protein MSDYKRGPIRIEGSVAPGFESVKALYVDQMQRSAEQNTQLCVYHRGERVVDLWASASGDEHFTADSVVNIFSSGKSLASIAMAWLVGKGLLAYDARVSAYWPEFVGGGKDDLTVADVLRHEGGMAAFPKALDPQDLRTESIKQNKVGELIEGLSLRFPEEDGRKREYHAVTRGWILNEIFRRVDPASRTIGEFLRDDLRGPLGADVIMGVSEAELGRVSAVKLLPSGLLLRETFKPAFLGRKTMHGAWQLFGRLAKLLPAMRHSTTRKAPPPFRGMKRVEFFNEAAVAMGETPSAAANASARGLAKVAAMMAAGGTFEGREYISREGWSALHDHPQRASMGFGGSNFTQGGVNLFTHQGPEASEIDQAFNNGRVGFYGWMGFGGSVFQWNPEQEIGFAFVPTALHVLDLFNERGEAYQAEVLRCIGK, from the coding sequence TTGAGTGATTACAAAAGAGGCCCGATTCGTATCGAGGGCTCGGTCGCACCCGGCTTCGAGTCCGTAAAGGCGCTCTACGTCGACCAGATGCAGCGCTCGGCCGAGCAAAATACACAGCTTTGCGTCTATCACCGCGGTGAGCGAGTCGTCGACCTCTGGGCCAGTGCTTCGGGCGACGAGCACTTCACTGCCGACTCGGTTGTCAATATTTTCAGCAGCGGCAAGAGCCTTGCTTCCATCGCCATGGCCTGGCTGGTGGGCAAGGGGCTGTTGGCCTACGACGCCCGCGTCTCTGCCTATTGGCCGGAATTTGTCGGCGGCGGCAAGGATGATCTGACGGTAGCTGATGTTCTGCGCCATGAGGGAGGTATGGCCGCTTTCCCGAAGGCTCTGGACCCGCAGGATCTGCGCACCGAGAGCATCAAGCAGAACAAGGTCGGCGAGTTGATCGAGGGCCTGTCGTTGCGCTTCCCGGAGGAAGATGGACGGAAAAGGGAGTATCACGCGGTGACACGCGGTTGGATCCTGAACGAGATTTTCCGAAGGGTAGACCCGGCGAGTCGGACGATCGGTGAGTTTTTGCGCGACGATCTTCGCGGTCCTCTTGGCGCGGATGTGATCATGGGGGTTTCTGAAGCAGAGCTGGGCCGGGTGTCCGCCGTGAAGCTGCTTCCGTCTGGCCTGCTGCTGCGCGAGACGTTCAAGCCGGCTTTTCTGGGCCGGAAAACGATGCATGGTGCCTGGCAGCTATTTGGCCGTCTGGCGAAGTTGCTACCCGCAATGCGCCACTCGACGACGCGCAAGGCGCCGCCGCCGTTTCGGGGCATGAAACGAGTGGAGTTCTTCAACGAGGCGGCAGTCGCTATGGGAGAGACACCTTCGGCGGCCGCGAACGCGTCCGCGCGCGGTCTGGCGAAGGTGGCCGCGATGATGGCCGCGGGTGGAACATTCGAGGGGCGCGAGTATATCAGTCGGGAAGGATGGAGTGCGTTGCACGACCACCCCCAGCGGGCGAGCATGGGGTTTGGCGGCAGCAACTTTACCCAGGGCGGGGTCAACTTGTTTACGCATCAGGGCCCCGAGGCCTCGGAAATTGATCAGGCGTTTAATAATGGTCGCGTCGGTTTCTACGGTTGGATGGGATTCGGTGGTTCGGTTTTTCAATGGAACCCCGAACAGGAAATCGGCTTTGCCTTTGTGCCGACAGCACTCCATGTTCTCGACCTTTTCAACGAGCGCGGGGAGGCTTATCAGGCCGAGGTTCTGCGCTGTATCGGGAAGTGA
- a CDS encoding ZIP family metal transporter produces the protein MPNAFSWFSIVIISLATLSGGLPPLRASKPEPDRYPLGEAFASGVFLALALTMMLPASFQLFGKALPGVNQPIASLIAIAAMLALLGISHAIRHLDEDIQDQHADQSAPPRPLIPILMTVMIAIPSFFMGAALGVSETQQAVLLLIAILLHKSSAAFALALKLSDSSLSKGGVRLVFGLFVLATPAGIFFGSLLGGRMGAESLLIARASVLAMAAGTFLFMGMLNELQSTPMIKRCRHWRGFAAMLAGLGVTICARFLIGEAHSMG, from the coding sequence ATGCCGAACGCATTCAGCTGGTTCTCCATTGTCATCATCAGCCTGGCGACTCTATCCGGCGGGTTACCGCCGCTTCGGGCCAGCAAGCCAGAGCCCGACCGCTACCCCTTGGGGGAAGCGTTCGCGTCGGGGGTCTTTCTTGCACTAGCGCTCACCATGATGCTTCCGGCGTCGTTCCAGCTATTCGGAAAGGCTCTACCCGGAGTCAATCAACCTATCGCCTCCTTGATCGCGATTGCCGCCATGCTCGCGCTGCTCGGAATCTCGCACGCGATTCGCCATCTCGACGAGGATATCCAGGACCAACATGCAGACCAGAGCGCTCCCCCGAGGCCTTTGATTCCCATCCTCATGACCGTCATGATCGCCATTCCGTCTTTTTTCATGGGCGCGGCACTCGGCGTGAGCGAAACCCAGCAGGCCGTGCTCCTTCTGATCGCCATCCTCCTGCATAAATCCTCAGCTGCATTCGCGCTGGCACTCAAGCTTTCGGACAGCTCGCTATCGAAAGGAGGCGTCCGACTCGTCTTCGGCCTTTTTGTTCTTGCGACGCCCGCCGGAATTTTCTTCGGCAGCCTTCTCGGGGGACGAATGGGGGCGGAATCCCTTTTGATCGCCCGGGCCTCGGTCCTCGCGATGGCGGCGGGCACCTTCCTTTTCATGGGAATGCTCAATGAGCTGCAAAGCACGCCAATGATCAAGCGATGCCGGCACTGGCGCGGCTTTGCCGCCATGCTCGCCGGGCTCGGCGTGACCATCTGTGCGAGGTTTCTGATCGGCGAAGCCCACTCGATGGGCTAG